A stretch of the Ctenopharyngodon idella isolate HZGC_01 chromosome 14, HZGC01, whole genome shotgun sequence genome encodes the following:
- the sparc gene encoding SPARC isoform X2 gives MRVWIFFLFCLAGKTLAAPTEEEPVVEEELEVGVNPVQVETGEFDEAIEVVEDVIAENPCLNHHCKKGKVCEVDESNQPMCVCQDPLTCPAPVGDFEHVCGTDNKTYESPCHFFATKCALEGTKKGHKLHLDYIGPCKYITPCLENELNEFPLRMRDWLKNVLVTLYERDEDNNLLTEKQKLRVKKIYENEKRLQAGDHSLDLLALDFEKNYNMYIFPVHWQFGQLDQHPIDGFLSHTELAPLRAPLIPMEHCTTSFFEQCDADQDKYIALEEWANCFGIKEQDIDKDLVI, from the exons ATGAGGGTTTGGATCTTCTTCTTGTTCTGCCTCGCTGGCAAGACTCTGGCTGCTCCA aCCGAAGAGGAGCCAGTTGTTGAAGAG GAGCTGGAAGTGGGAGTCAACCCAGTCCAGGTGGAGACCGGAGAGTTTGATGAGGCCATTGAAGTTGTGGAGGATGTTATTGCTGAGA ACCCATGCCTAAACCATCACTGCAAGAAAGGCAAGGTGTGCGAGGTTGATGAAAGCAACCAGCCCATGTGTGTGTGCCAGGACCCCTTGACCTGCCCCGCCCCGGTTGGAGATTTCGAGCAT GTGTGTGGCACTGACAACAAGACCTACGAGTCTCCCTGCCACTTCTTTGCCACCAAATGCGCCCTGGAAGGCACAAAGAAGGGCCACAAGCTGCACCTGGACTACATCGGACCCTGCAAAT ACATCACCCCCTGCTTGGAAAACGAGCTGAATGAGTTTCCCCTGCGCATGAGGGACTGGCTGAAGAACGTGCTGGTGACCCTGTACGAGCGCGATGAAGACAATAACCTGCTCACCGAGAAGCAGAAACTCAGA GTGAAGAAGATTTACGAGAACGAGAAGAGGCTGCAGGCTGGTGATCACTCTCTGGACCTTCTGGCCCTGGACTTTGAAAAGAACTACAACATGTACATCTTCCCCGTCCACTGGCAGTTTGGCCAGCTTGACCAGCACCCTATTGACGG GTTCCTGTCCCACACCGAGCTGGCCCCTCTGCGCGCTCCTCTCATCCCAATGGAGCACTGCACCACCAGCTTCTTTGAGCAGTGCGATGCTGACCAAGACAAGTACATCGCTCTCGAGGAGTGGGCCAACTGCTTTGGAATCAAAGAGC AGGACATCGACAAGGACCTTGTCATCTAA
- the sparc gene encoding SPARC isoform X1, giving the protein MRVWIFFLFCLAGKTLAAPTEEEPVVEEELEVGVNPVQVETGEFDEAIEVVEDVIAEIFPTDPCLNHHCKKGKVCEVDESNQPMCVCQDPLTCPAPVGDFEHVCGTDNKTYESPCHFFATKCALEGTKKGHKLHLDYIGPCKYITPCLENELNEFPLRMRDWLKNVLVTLYERDEDNNLLTEKQKLRVKKIYENEKRLQAGDHSLDLLALDFEKNYNMYIFPVHWQFGQLDQHPIDGFLSHTELAPLRAPLIPMEHCTTSFFEQCDADQDKYIALEEWANCFGIKEQDIDKDLVI; this is encoded by the exons ATGAGGGTTTGGATCTTCTTCTTGTTCTGCCTCGCTGGCAAGACTCTGGCTGCTCCA aCCGAAGAGGAGCCAGTTGTTGAAGAG GAGCTGGAAGTGGGAGTCAACCCAGTCCAGGTGGAGACCGGAGAGTTTGATGAGGCCATTGAAGTTGTGGAGGATGTTATTGCTGAGA tttTCCCTACAGACCCATGCCTAAACCATCACTGCAAGAAAGGCAAGGTGTGCGAGGTTGATGAAAGCAACCAGCCCATGTGTGTGTGCCAGGACCCCTTGACCTGCCCCGCCCCGGTTGGAGATTTCGAGCAT GTGTGTGGCACTGACAACAAGACCTACGAGTCTCCCTGCCACTTCTTTGCCACCAAATGCGCCCTGGAAGGCACAAAGAAGGGCCACAAGCTGCACCTGGACTACATCGGACCCTGCAAAT ACATCACCCCCTGCTTGGAAAACGAGCTGAATGAGTTTCCCCTGCGCATGAGGGACTGGCTGAAGAACGTGCTGGTGACCCTGTACGAGCGCGATGAAGACAATAACCTGCTCACCGAGAAGCAGAAACTCAGA GTGAAGAAGATTTACGAGAACGAGAAGAGGCTGCAGGCTGGTGATCACTCTCTGGACCTTCTGGCCCTGGACTTTGAAAAGAACTACAACATGTACATCTTCCCCGTCCACTGGCAGTTTGGCCAGCTTGACCAGCACCCTATTGACGG GTTCCTGTCCCACACCGAGCTGGCCCCTCTGCGCGCTCCTCTCATCCCAATGGAGCACTGCACCACCAGCTTCTTTGAGCAGTGCGATGCTGACCAAGACAAGTACATCGCTCTCGAGGAGTGGGCCAACTGCTTTGGAATCAAAGAGC AGGACATCGACAAGGACCTTGTCATCTAA
- the atox1 gene encoding copper transport protein ATOX1 produces MTTHEFFVDMTCEGCSGAVTRVLKKLDVKFDIDLPNKKVFVESDKDTDVLLETLKKTGKTVTYIGPK; encoded by the exons ACTCACGAGTTttttgttgacatgacatgtGAGGGATGCTCTGGTGCAGTAACTCGAGTGCTTAAAAAACTGG ATGTCAAGTTTGACATTGATCTCCCCAATAAGAAGGTCTTCGTTGAGTCAGACAAAGACACAGATGTTCTTCTGGAAACACTGAAAAAGACTGGGAAAACTGTTACCTACATCGGTccaaaatga